One genomic window of Candidatus Protochlamydia phocaeensis includes the following:
- a CDS encoding fasciclin domain-containing protein: MHAFTKSTLLTILASTLITSQGYAYCARCSRIEADRAKEQAEHPQPFHYYEDDFSKEISLNEESPSSSENNKGLYKTGSSGTKAEGKGSGALSGSTSRSSTTSDMTNKPDEIKTEESLDQFDTSSDQPQTRRMQKKSGMGIQGSKSQMLSLNDTQSTIGYAKTASNQPYSTVLTILQTKDFLNTLCDSFTFFIPINEAFRHLGPLAIQDLLRPENKEQLSALVSSHVVAQKILKKDFNQAVKTLNGHNLTLQAKGDDLTVNGIRVLRTEPAGDNGIIYIIDQVLMP; the protein is encoded by the coding sequence ATGCACGCATTCACTAAGAGCACTCTACTAACCATACTCGCCTCAACTTTAATCACGTCCCAGGGATATGCTTATTGTGCCCGTTGCAGCCGGATTGAAGCGGACAGGGCCAAGGAACAAGCTGAACATCCACAGCCTTTTCATTATTATGAAGATGACTTTTCAAAAGAAATTAGCCTTAATGAAGAAAGCCCTTCCTCCAGCGAGAACAATAAAGGGCTCTATAAAACCGGTTCATCCGGCACAAAAGCGGAAGGAAAAGGGTCCGGAGCGTTAAGCGGCTCAACTTCCCGTTCGTCAACAACAAGCGATATGACAAACAAGCCAGATGAAATAAAGACTGAAGAGAGCTTAGACCAGTTCGACACCTCTTCCGACCAGCCGCAGACACGCCGAATGCAGAAAAAGTCGGGAATGGGCATTCAAGGAAGTAAGAGTCAAATGCTTTCGCTGAATGATACGCAAAGCACCATCGGATATGCCAAGACGGCTTCTAATCAGCCTTATTCCACTGTATTGACAATTTTACAGACAAAAGATTTTCTCAACACGCTTTGCGATTCTTTCACTTTTTTCATTCCTATCAATGAAGCTTTCCGTCACTTAGGCCCTCTGGCTATCCAAGATCTTTTAAGACCGGAGAACAAAGAACAACTTTCAGCTCTTGTCAGCAGCCATGTTGTTGCACAAAAAATCTTAAAAAAAGACTTTAATCAAGCAGTTAAGACATTAAATGGACACAATTTAACTTTGCAGGCAAAGGGAGATGATTTAACGGTAAACGGAATTCGCGTGTTGCGAACCGAACCTGCCGGCGACAATGGAATTATTTACATTATTGACCAAGTATTAATGCCTTAG